From Paenibacillus graminis:
ACGGGACTGGTACAAAGCAGCCATGGACAACGCAGGAAAGGTTACCTTGATTGATCCTTTTGTCTCTTCGACAACAGGCAATTATAATCTGTACATATCCGAGACACTTAAAGACGGCAAAGGAGCTTTAACCACAAGTCTTGCACTTAAGCATATGGGTGAGATAATCAACAATGTCAAGATTGGCTCTGACGGCTATATATTCGTTGTGGACCGCAATCACAAGTTCGTATCTCATCCGGTGAATAAAGCTGGAGACGATGTTCCTGAAGACGTAATACAATTGCTGGACAAAGATAGCGGAGCGTTGTCCTACGCCAGTTCAACTACAGGCCAGCAAATGCGCGGATACTATACCACCGACAAGACCACCGGATTTAAAATTGTCGGAGTACTCTCCACAAAGGAATTTTCGGATGCTTCACTCCCGGTTCTGTACAATGGTCTAATTGTACTGGGTGCAGCTCTGGTTATCGCCCTGCTGATGATGTTCTTTATTATCAAAGCTATTATAAAACCCATACTAAGCTTGAACCGGTCCGCCCGCCGTGTCAGCGAAGGTTATCTGAACGAAGAGATCCAGATTAACCGTACGGATGAGATTGGCCAGCTGGCCCAGAATTATAATCTCATGGTCGGCTCACTTCGCAATATCGTTGTGGATATCTCGGATACTTCCGGTATACTAGCCTCTTCAAGCCAGCAATTGACTGCTACAACAGAAGAAAACTCCAGAGCTACAGGCTATGTTGCCGAGCTGGTACAGAATTCCTCCATGGAGGCCGAGACCCAAACGGCTGCGATGGCAGAAACTGCCCGGGCGATGGAAGAAATGTCATCCGGCATTCAAAAAATTGCTGAGGCTGCCTCCTCCATCGTTGAGTCCTCATCGGACACCGAAGCCGACGTATCGACAGGCAGCCGGAAAATCGAACAGATGAGCCTTCAAATGGATGCGATCCGCCAATCTACCCATCAATCCTCCGAGCTGATCAGCCAGTTGAATGGGCTGAACAGTCAAGTATCGGAGATGAGCACCGCTATTTCCAATATTGCCGTCCAGACCAACCTGCTCTCATTGAACGCGGGCATCGAAGCTGCAAGGGCCGGTGAGCACGGCCGGGGTTTCGCAGTGGTAGCTTCAGAGGTACGCAAACTGGCAGATCAGTCGAAGACAACCGCCGGAAATATCCAGGACACCATTGAAAAAATGACAGAACTCATTGACCGCACTTATGAAGCCATTCATCATACCGTGGCTGCCGATGTGGAGCTTGGCATCCAGGCTACTGCTGAAGCCAAAGAGGCTTTCATCAGCATTGAACAGTCTACGGCCAAGATCAACGGCCAGATCCATGACATCTCAGCCATCACTGAACAAATGTCGGCGGGCGCAGAAGAGGTTGCCGCATCCGTCCAGGAGATCTCCAATATCGCGCGCTCGACTTCCGATGCCTTCCAGAATGTTACGGCGGCGACGGAACAGCAGCTGGCTTCCATGGAGGAGATTTCATCTTCTTCAACCGAGCTGTCCAAAATGGCTGCCGATCTGCAGCACAAAATCGAGCGTTTCAAACTTGAAGAGTAGGAGCACACCTCCAAGACACCTTATGGACCGTCTATAAGAGGTGTTAGATTACCCGGAATTGTTTCTTAAGATCACATTAAAAAGGGGCTGTCCCAAAAGCCATGAAATGGCTGCTTGGGATAGCCCTCTCCTCTGTACATACGGTTTTAAGCATGATCCGCAGCAGCCGGCCATTTCCTTTGTCTCCATTTACCTATTACAAGCAAGAGTAAGGGCAAGCCGAGCATATTCACCGGCATCGCAAACGGCACCCAGTAACGCTGCAAATAATTTGAAGTCGCCTCCGTTACATCTTGGGGAATTAACGCAAATACAAACATAACCGGGGCAATGAACCAAATCAGGTTCCTCCAGTTGCGGACATGCAAAAACTGGGCGGTGCCATAGCTCATCAGGAAGAGCATCACAGCAAATTTGACGAATACGCTGGCGAGCCATATGACGACCGGAATCGCATCGAAATTATCGATAAAGCCGAACAGTGATATTTTTTTGGTCATTTCGAAAAAAGGGTACCACGTGTTAGAGGAAAGATTGACCCCTAAAGTGAAGATCACCATCAGCGTTGTTATCAGTACAAAGAATACCGAGGTCAAGACGGCCCCGAACGTGTACAACGCCCCCTTGCGCGGCTGGGTCAAAAATGCGGCAAACATAAGGTATTCAACAGAATGACCGAGGTAGGAGGCTGGTGCCAGCGCCCCACCCAGTATTCCCGTCATTCCGCTATCCGCATAGACCGGGAGGATGTTCCTCCATTGGATATTGTTGGTGCTAGCGATCAGGACAAGGCCAATCATGAGCAAGATGATCGGCCCCAGAACCTCGCCGCAGCGGGCAATGCCTTCAATTCCGCCAGCGTAGGTTGCATAGACAATCACGAAGATCATCAGAAGCATGACCGCTTCTTTTGGTGTCCCGTGAAGCAGCATGACTTGGACCAAATCAGAGAATTGGCGGAGAATTATCGGAGTAATCGTATACCATTGAACCAAATAAATTACGATTACAGCTTTGCCGATCCATTTCCCAAGAATCAAATGAATGTATTCAAAAAACGTCTGCCCAGGGTATAGCTTCGCGGCTTGCGTCGCCAAGAGTGCGATCAGCGTAGCGATACCTCCGGCAACGATAACGGAAATCCACGCATCCTGTTTTGCCTGTAGGCTTGGGGTGACCGTCATGACCAATGTCATCCCGAGATCCATGATAAGGATGATCCAGAAAACCTGTATACCCTTCAATTTCATCTTCATCGCAAAGAGCCCTCTTCCGGTTGATAGTCAGTCCGTTTTTTCTTTATGTGCGGGGGAGTGCGTTTTGCCCGTTCGTTCAATCTTGATGTGGGCATCAACAGTCACGGGAACCTCAGGAAAAATATCAAGCCATTCATCCTTCATTTTTTTCCAGGCATACGGATACTCGATGTGAACCTCCTCTCCGATGCCGAAGATATCCGACTTGAGCACTTTTTGCACATGCGTCAACATGCTCTCTGCCTCGCTTTGAATTTTCTTCGACAACAAGGTTTCGACACGTTTCATATGATTCACTTTGCTCAGGTCCAGCTTCGAATCGTTATCGATCGCCCGGACGGTGGCATGTAACGAGACCTTTATTTCGGGGAGGTCATTCTTGATTACCAAGTGCATTTTCATGCCGCTTTGCAGCAGTTCAACACCTACGGTTCCTCCGTATTGTTCGTTCTCAGGTTCCACTTGCACAGTAAACCTCAAATGGTGTCCCCTCCCTGTCCACCAGCGCAATAGTTTTAATTCGTCGGATGACAAGTATCCGGATAGTTGATTTCTATGGTAAACTGCAGCCCGGTCAATCGTGAACGTTTCCTTATCAGTACCTTTATTAATGACCCTTATGGCAGCGGTAACCGGTGATCTGTCTTGTGAGGACAGAGCATTCAAGAATTCGTCGATTTTGACAGGAAAGCTTAATTTGCTGGATTGAATTTTGTTGATACCGATACCCGGAATGAGTTCAAGCTGATAGGGGGTGTTCAAAATTTCTTTGGCTGTCCCTCCATAAGTTGTTAGCACATAACTATTGGAGCGGCTCTCAGGAAATCTGGTAAATGTATCCACTACCTGATTGATACCATGCCGGGCGAATTGTTCTCCGAAAATGATGACGCCTCTATGCCCAAAAAAAATGGCACGAGACAATTGCTGCTGCAGTTTCCCTGTCACTTCCGATGTGTTCTTCCCGCTGGCCGAGATGACGATGACTGATTTCTTGCCGCTCCCCCCGGACTGTACGGCACTGGGGATTCCCGTTGGGAGGGCGATCTGAAGGGTTATTTCGAGCTGTCCGTCTTCTGTAAGATCAATTCCGCTTGCCATAACCAAAGCGAGATCGTCCATTTCATTGCGGTCCCAGCAGCCGGTAGTCAATCCGAGAATAACGAAAATAACCAGGAACCTGAATGTCCGGAGTATTCTGGTCATTTGCTCCTTTCACTCCATTCTTCGCTGTGTTTGCTTTTGACGCCTCCGCATTACCCGCCATGGGGCACGGATCAAAGTATCCGTTAGTCCTGTGGGGTTAAACGGTGCAATTGGTGTCATATAGGGAACACCGAAGGATTTCAGGGTTACCAGATGGATCAAGACGCAAATCAAGCCAATCCCAACTCCATACAGACCGAAGCTTGCAGCGAGAAGCATAAGCGGAAACCGTATAATACTGATCGCCTGGCTCATGCCCGGGTTCGGGATGAGAAAGGAAGCAATACCTGTAACGGATACGACGATGATCTGGGGAGCGGAAATAATACCTGCCTGAACGGCAGCCTGTCCAATGACAAGTGCGCCCACAATGCTGATCGTCTGGCCTACTGGACGGGGAAGGCGGATTCCTGCTTCGCGCAGCGCCTCAAAGGTAATTTCCATGATCAATCCTTCCGCTATTGCTGGAAAGGGGACAACTTCCCGCGCCGCTGCAAGGCTGAGGGCCAAGCTTGTAGGGATCATTTCCTGATGGAAGGTCGTGATCGCAATAAATATGGCAGGGAGCGCCATCGCTAAAAAGGCAAATAGATATCTGAGCCATCGTAGCATCGTAATGTATATGAAATTAGTATAATAGTCCTCGGCTGTCTGAAAACCAAACCAGAATGTGATCGGGAGAACGAGCACATTCGGCGAACCGTCAATCAGGACCGCAATTTTACCTTCGATCAGGGAACCTGAAACCAAATCGGCCCGTTGAGTTGCCTGCATCAGGGGAAAGGGTGAATAGGGATGGTCGCTAATCAATTCCTCGATATAACCGGATTCCAGCACACTGTCCATATCGATGCTGGATATCCGTTTTTTCACCTCTTCAACTACGCTTTGTTCTGCTAGATTTTCAATGTATACAATCATCATGTCAGTCTGGGAAAGCCTTCCTGCACAGAGCTTCTCCGTCTTTAGCCGGGGCGTCCGGAGCCGATGGCGAATGAGGGCAAGGTTGATGTCGAGTTTCTCGATAAAACCGTATCGCGGACCGCGAATGACTGCCTCCGTTGCCGGTTCCTCAAGCTGACGATGCAGCTTGTCTTTGAGCCCAAAGGAGAACGCCTCCATGGAGGATTGGGTGAATAGAACGACTTCTCCCCTAACGATGCTTTGAACGACTTCATTCATATTCGTGGCGATACGGGGTTGTACGATGGAAGCCAATTTGAAGTTCAGTATTTCATAGATGTGGGAGGAGCTGCTGCTGGACGCAGCTTCGGGCTGCATCAAAGGCTCCAAGAAACCGTCATCCCAAAGTTGATCGTCAACTAATACATCCAGATAAACGACCATACCCGGAATGGAGCCAAACATATGAAGTTTGCGCACGACTAGATCGGAGCAATTGGCAAACAATTGAGCGAGGGCCGTTTCATTGTCATCCAGTTCGCTGGAAATCTTCAACTCAATTGTTTTATCTAATTCTTTCAGTTTGTTTCCGAAAGGATCAGTTACTCTTTTTTTCGTTTTCATATGCTCCTCCTATCAAAACATAATCTTCCCCATCCATTATTGGATTATTCGGAATAAAATACCATGAGTTAGAGGCAAGTGGAAACGGCTATGCCGCCCTTAAAAAGGAGCATATGCTTCCGAAGCAGCGATACAGAAATAAATTATTGAAGTTTCGAAAAAGGGGCTATCCCCTTATGCTTTTTCCAAAGCATTTGAGATAGTCCCTTGGCGGGGCTCCGTTGAGGTATATTTTCCCTGCCGCCGTGCATACTTCATGCATAACAAAAGAATGCATATGGAAGGGGTGCAATAAATGAAAGTGCTCGGAAAAGCAGCCGCCTTTTTGCTTATTATCGCTTTATCAGGAGCCGTCCTGTATTATGCCACCGCAATGGGTGGTTAGCTGAAATACTTAGTGACAATCTTCTCTGCCGTCCGGGTAGCCAGCGCTTGTGTCGTGAGAGTAGGGTTAGGGCCGCCGATGCCATTGAAATGCACACTGTTATCGGCTATGAACAGGCGCCTCACTTGATAAGCCTCACAGTTCGTATCGGTGACATATCCCATCCGCATCGTGCATTCGAGATGGATCATGGAGCCAAAGGGGGTATCTGAACGGATAATCTTTCTGGCACCGGCTTGCTTCAGCGTTTCCGAAGCGTATCTCGCCAGTTGGTCCCTCCTCTTCAGTGTCTTCGGGCTAGGCGTATAATGCATGATCGGAATCGGACCGTTCTCGTCTTTCAGGAGTGGATCGACCTCTACCCTGTTACGATAGAGTGTCTCATCATCCGTAAGGATCAGTATGCTCATCGTCCGGGAATAGTTCATCATCAGCTCTTTGAGCTGAGGACCGACGACACGGCCGTGAATATCCCACGGCGCTCCCGGCTCCGGCGGATTAAGAGCGTCATATCCCGCTTCACTGAACCCATAGGTCAAGAAGGACATTAGACCTGGGCTTAGGCAAGAGACTTGAAAAATCCCGGTTCCCGGAATATCGACCCTGGCCCCCGAAGTATGTCCGACGTACGGATAAACAGCCGGCCGGCCCATAATGCTCATTAGATCCTTTTCATCGAAAACGCCTGCAACCCAGTCAAAGCAATGATTGGTTAGTCCTCTTCCCACCCATTCGTTATAGGGTAACCCCGAATTCAGCCAGAGACGCGGAGATTCGATGCAGCCAGCGGCCATAACAACCGTTCTAGCCGTTAACTCGCCGATTTCTCCCGTCCACGTATCCCGGAACTGCACACCAGTTGCGCGAAGTCCTTCTTTCGGATCTTGCGCCGTCAAGAGCTTGATCACGAAGGAGTTCGGCCGGATTGCAACGTTTCCGGTTTTGAGTGCGAGTGGAACGTAGCTGACAAGGGTACTTCGTTTGGCAATTTTGTCGACCGAAGAACCGGTCGTGCATCCGTTGACGCAGTTTCCCTTCAGGGTGCAGCCCTCCATGTTGGATAATTGCTCGAGCGAGTAACTCTGGTCCATCAGATGTTCGTTGGTTGGCAGAATGGCATTCGGATTCGGGCGATACCCCGGAGTCGTAACGTTCAACGTCGGAATCAGCGGCCAGCCTGCTTTTTTGGCGCCGTAGTAAAATAGCTCTTCTTTGGGCGTTGTAGGCGCGAACTGGACCGGCAGCGTGGCTTCGGCCTTTTCGTAATAAGGAATCAGCTCCCGATAGCTGATCGGCCAAATATTGTCGACCGCAAGGGGGAAAGCGCGCGGTGACTGCGACCAATAAAGCTGGGTCGTTCCCCCTACGCCAGATAGCTGCCAGATGTCACCTTTCTGGCGCATTACCCGGTGCCAAGGTGTACGGCGGCGGTCGGCAGGCCCAAAACGGAATACGCCGGACACCAAATCATTCATATTGTTTTCATATGCATTGAAGATCTTCTTGTATATCCCTACATCCAAATCCTTATAATCGGAGCTCCACTCTCCGCCCCGCTCGCTGTTCGGATTCGCCCATTGTTTGTTTCCGTACCATGGGCCGGCTTCCAATACCAGCACTTTCAAGCCTGCTTCTCCAAGCTCCTTTGCCGCAACGGCGCCTCCACCGCCGGACCCAATAACGATTACGTCGGCATCGAACATTGCATCTGCATCATACAATGGTGGATTCCCCTCCCTTGCGTTCGATGGTCAGCATGTAGCCAAGGAGCGCCCTGTAGCCCGGCACAACTCCAGGATATTCCGCCTGCTTCCATGAGACCGGGAAATATTCCAGCCTTCGTTCGGTCGGTGTCCTTAGCCGGGTCGTCCCGTATGCCGACCACTCCGAATAGTTGCCAAACATCGTTTGCCGGTTAAGAAAGTCAATCATATACCGGGTAAACCCCAAATCGTTCCGGTATGGAGGAGGCAAAACTCCAGGATCGATATTCCCTTGCTCCAGCATGGCGAGAACACAAATCCGGTCATTCCGGGATATTGCACTGAATGGTCCGCTCTCCCAGAGAAGATGATTAGGAGGATGCTGCAGCTGTCTTGAGGCGGCTAAATGGACGGCACCAACATTAAGCAATCCTGCGGTGGAACAAGACAATGGAATGTCCGTCAAGCCAAATCCCAGTACAAGGGAAAGGCTGTGGTCCAGCTCCCAGATCATATACTCGTGAATGCACAAATCAGCTGCTCCTGCAGTCAGCTCTGGCGAATATGTGGCAGACACTGGTGAATCAGGAATAATTGCCTCAACAAGTGCTCTAAATGTTGCAAAGGTATGGGAATCCACTGTTGCAGCATAGATTGCAGACGGATGCATACTAATTCCCCCTTTAGTACAGTTATGGGTCAATCAACTAAAAAAAACCCCATCACCTATATCTATTCGCCAGGAGGATCTTTCAGACTCGATTAAGCAACCAGCAGCTTAGAACAGCTCAGCTAACGCTTCCAATCCTATAGTTAAACAAAATTTGTCGACATTGAGGCCGCAGAGAAACTAGAAGAACAGGAACACCGTGGCCAGGACCTGAACGAACTCGGCGAGTCCGCAGAGATGAGCAGTGAGAAACTCGGACAAATGACTCAGGCGCCGGCACATTTTCGTAGAGAAAGCAAGGAACTCTTAGAGAGTGGATATGAAATTCGGAAACGTCCGTACGTCGAATGACAGAGCCGGAAAGTGTGTTTGGACAACTGAATAATAACCAGGGCTTCCGCCGATTTCTGCTTCGCGGCATGAATAAAGTGACGCTTGAGGTCGGCTGGCTTTCCCTTGCTCATAATCTATTGAAGCAAGCTGCAATTGATCAAAAACAAAGAGCAGCCATTCTCCAGTGATGGGAGAATGGCTGCTCTTGTTGACCTTTTGTGGTTCTGAAAATGAGAAAGGGCTGTCTCTACTAGTAGAAAACTACTTTTGGGACAGCCCCTTTTAGATTGTGCAATATCCGGGTCTAGACCAATACAGTCGAGCCCATCAAATATTTATCCACTTCACGGGCGGCTTCGCGCCCTTCATTGATCGCCCATACCACCAGGCTTTGCCCACGGCGCATATCTCCGGCGGCAAACACTTTATCCACATTGGTATTGAACTTTCCATAGCGGGCTTTCACGTTGCTGCGGCGGTCCGTATCCAGCTTCAGCTCCTCGATAATGTCCTGCTCCGGTCCATCGAAGCCAATAGCGATCAGCGCAAGCTGAGCCGGGTATACCGCCTCGGTCCCAGGAATCGGCTGATAGATTTTGCGTCCGGTCTCATCCACCATACGTTGGATTTGAACGGTGTGAAGCTCCTTCAAGTTGCCTTCATCATCCCCAACAAATTTGGTAGTCATGATGGAAAATTGGCGGGGATCATCGCCGAAGACAGCCTTGGCTTCCTGCTGCGCATAATCCAGTGTATACACATTCGGGAATTGCGGCCACGGGTTCGCGATAGGATCACGCTCCAGCGGAGCCTTATCATGGGTTCCGAACTGGGTAATGCTGCTGCATCCATGACGCAGTGCAGTTGCCACACAGTCTGAGCCTGTGTCTCCGCCGCCAAGCACAATTACATCCTTGCCTGCCGCAGACACAAAGTTCCCATCCTCCAGATTGGAATTAAGGTAGCTCTTAATCGTTCCATTCAAATAATCCATTGCGTACATCACGCCGTTCAGTTCACTGCCCTCTACATTGAAACGGCGAGCTTTGGTCGCACCACCGCACAGAACCACTGCATCATACTCATCGACCAGCTGCTGGGCGGGGATGTCTTTGCCGATTTCGGTGTTCACAACAAACTTCACACCTTCAGCAGCCAGCAGATCCACTCGGCGCTGAACCACCCGTTTATCGAGCTTCATGGTTGGAATGCCATAGGTCAGCAATCCGCCAATACGGTCGCTCCGCTCAAATACCGTCACGGTATGCCCGGCTTTGTTCAGCTGTGCAGCCGCGGCAAGACCGGCTGGTCCGGAGCCAACGATGGCAACCGTTTTGCCCGTCCGTTTCTCCGGCGGATTCGGTACAACCCAGCCTTCCTCGAAACCTTTATCGATAATCGCCAGCTCAATGGTCTTGATCGTAACGGGCTGCCCGATCAGACCGACGGTACAGGAGCCTTCACAAGGCGCAGGACAGATGCTGCCGGTAAATTCAGGGAAATTGTTCGTCTTGTGCAGCCGCTCCAGCGCTTCCTTCCACAATCCCCGGTATACCAGATTATTCCATTCCGGGATAAGATTGTGAACCGGACAACCTGAAGTGCCGCCGCTCATATCAATGCCGGTATGGCAGTAAGGAGTACCGCAATCCATACAGCGTGCACCCTGTGTCCGAAGCTCGTCCTCGGTTAAATGATGGTGGAACTCTTCCCAGTCCTTTACGCGCTGCTCAGGATCCCGGTCACCTGGGAGCTGGCGTTTATACTCCATAAATCCAGTAGGTGTAGACATATTTACGATTCCCCCATCCGATCTCTTCGTGTTGATTGTATAGTACATTGTAGCATATTGCGGCATCCATATGTTTTTCAGCGCAATGAAGTACCTGCACATTCTATATTACTTAAACGTTTAGCATTTCTAATTTTAATAATTATAGTAGCATCCAACACTTTCGCACTGTAATGGACTAATCTGCTGATTATTTGTACTATTTCACATGTTGTGTCAGAGAAAACGCTTTTTTCAAACCGAACGTTCATAAACGTAGAATCGGTAATCATACGGATTTTTTTCATCCCTAATTCCTTGGCTGCTGGAGATTTCTCTCCACTCGCTCCAGTCGACCTCCGGGAACTTCGTATCCCCTTGGATGTCCTGTTCTATCCGGGTTACCATCAGCTTGTCGGCATAAGGCAGCATCATCTTGTAAATCTCCGCACCGCCAATAACCATCAGCTCATCACCCTTGTCTCCCTCAGCCACAGCTTCCTTCAGCGAATACACGACTTCCGCCCCCTCAGGGGCAAAGCTGCGGTCCCGTGTCAGGACAATGCTTGTTCGGCCTTTTAACGGCTTGCCGCCTAAGGAATCCCAGGTTTTGCGGCCCATCAGCATTCTCTTCCCCAGTGTCTGCGACTTAAAGTAATCAAAGTCCCGCGGCAGATGCCAGGGCATATCATTATCCTTGCCGATTACACCATTGGCTGCCATGGCCCAAATCAGGCTAATGCTCATGAAGTTCCTCCTCTACTAAGGAATCTTTTCCCTCCGCGAAGGGTTATATTGCAACCGGCGCTTTAATTCCCGGATGATGCTCATAACCGACAAATTCGAAATCCTCGAACGTATAGTCAAAAATGCTCTCGGGCTGTCTGCGGATCACCAGCTTTGGCAATGCAAACGGCTCCCTGGACAGCTGTGTGGCCACCTGTTCCAGGTGATTTGTATAAATATGCACATCTCCCCCGGACCAGATGAACTCTCCTACCTCAAGACCGGTCTGCTGGGCTACCATATGCGTCAGCAGCGCATAGCTGGCGATGTTGAAGGGCAATCCCAGGAAAGTATCCACGGAACGCATGGTCAGCATGCAGGACAACTTGCCGTCCGCCACGTAGAACTGAAATACAAAATGGCAGGGCGGCAGCTTCATCTGCTCTATTTCACCCACATTCCAGGCGCTGACGATATGACGGCGGGAATCCGGGTTGTTTTTAATCGAATCGATTACAGCAGCAATCTGGTCAATATGGCGCCCATCCGCACTCTCCCACGCCCGCCATTGAGAACCATAGACGGGTCCAAGCTCGCCATTCTCGTCGGCCCACTCATCCCAGATCGAAACTCCGTGTTCTTTTAAATAGGAGGTATTGGTATCCCCCTTCAGAAACCAGAGGAGCTCATGTATAACCGACTTAAGATGGATACGCTTGGTGGTTACCAGCGGAAACCCTTCGGCCAGATCGAACCGCAGCTGGCGTCCAAAAACAGATAATGTGCCTGTTCCAGTCCGGTCGCTTTTGGAGGCGCCGTGGTCTAAGATATCCTGAAGCAAATCCAAGTATTTACGCAATTGTCCAGCACCCCTCTCCACTATTTTTCTTTTATCAGTTTACCATGACCTAACGGTCCTTGTAACTTGTTAACACTTAGAAAATACAAATTCCTTTATATATTCGGCTTTTTCCTGTATGGTTTTTCCTATTCATAAAAATTGTAGCAGCAAAAAAAGCCTCCGCCGTTATGGCGCTCCACTCCCCTAACATTTTTTCCATGAATGAACGGATTGGGTTATCCACAAAATAAAGACCGGACATAATTTCCGGAACAAATCAGGCAAGACAAATCGGAATGTAAAGAAGGTGATATCCCATGCCCCAAGCCTTTATCAATGGATACAGCATGTATTACACAGACTGCGGCCAAGGAACAACGATAATTTTCGTCCATCCTCCAGTGTTGACAAGCTTGAATTTCCTATATCAGATGAAGCAATTATCTGCGGATTTCCGGACAATTTCTTTTGATATCCGGGGTCACGGCAGCAGCAAACCTTCCAGGGAAGAGATTACTTATCCGTTAATTGTTGAGGATATCAGGCAATTGATGAATCAGTTGAAGATCGAAAAAGCATTTTTGTGCGGTTACTCCACCGGCGGCTCGATTGTCCTTGATTTTTTGTTAACCTGTCCCGAGCGCGCATTCGGCGGAATTGTGATTAGCGGGATGTCGGAAGTAAACGACAAAAAGTTAAGAAATAAAATAGCACGGGGAGTCTTCTTGTCCCGTATCGGGGCAATCGGTGCCATCGCCCTTTCCATTTCGTGGAACCAGGCAAAAGCCAGGCTGTCATTATTGCGGTCATTGTTTACCGATGCTAAAAAAGCAAACGCTAAAAACGCTGAACAGTATTATAAATACAGCTTGCATTATAACTGTACAGCTCAATTGGACAGGATCCATCACCCCGTCTTGCTGGTTTACGGAGAAAAGGACACCCTGTTCCATCCATACGCCCAGCTTCTGCAAGAGCGATTGCCAAGAAGCGAGCTTGTTTTTATAAAAGAAACCAAACACCAGATTCCTACAAAAGCAGCGGGTAAAGTGAACG
This genomic window contains:
- a CDS encoding GerAB/ArcD/ProY family transporter, whose product is MKMKLKGIQVFWIILIMDLGMTLVMTVTPSLQAKQDAWISVIVAGGIATLIALLATQAAKLYPGQTFFEYIHLILGKWIGKAVIVIYLVQWYTITPIILRQFSDLVQVMLLHGTPKEAVMLLMIFVIVYATYAGGIEGIARCGEVLGPIILLMIGLVLIASTNNIQWRNILPVYADSGMTGILGGALAPASYLGHSVEYLMFAAFLTQPRKGALYTFGAVLTSVFFVLITTLMVIFTLGVNLSSNTWYPFFEMTKKISLFGFIDNFDAIPVVIWLASVFVKFAVMLFLMSYGTAQFLHVRNWRNLIWFIAPVMFVFALIPQDVTEATSNYLQRYWVPFAMPVNMLGLPLLLLVIGKWRQRKWPAAADHA
- a CDS encoding spore germination protein, with translation MKTKKRVTDPFGNKLKELDKTIELKISSELDDNETALAQLFANCSDLVVRKLHMFGSIPGMVVYLDVLVDDQLWDDGFLEPLMQPEAASSSSSSHIYEILNFKLASIVQPRIATNMNEVVQSIVRGEVVLFTQSSMEAFSFGLKDKLHRQLEEPATEAVIRGPRYGFIEKLDINLALIRHRLRTPRLKTEKLCAGRLSQTDMMIVYIENLAEQSVVEEVKKRISSIDMDSVLESGYIEELISDHPYSPFPLMQATQRADLVSGSLIEGKIAVLIDGSPNVLVLPITFWFGFQTAEDYYTNFIYITMLRWLRYLFAFLAMALPAIFIAITTFHQEMIPTSLALSLAAAREVVPFPAIAEGLIMEITFEALREAGIRLPRPVGQTISIVGALVIGQAAVQAGIISAPQIIVVSVTGIASFLIPNPGMSQAISIIRFPLMLLAASFGLYGVGIGLICVLIHLVTLKSFGVPYMTPIAPFNPTGLTDTLIRAPWRVMRRRQKQTQRRME
- a CDS encoding GMC family oxidoreductase N-terminal domain-containing protein, giving the protein MFDADVIVIGSGGGGAVAAKELGEAGLKVLVLEAGPWYGNKQWANPNSERGGEWSSDYKDLDVGIYKKIFNAYENNMNDLVSGVFRFGPADRRRTPWHRVMRQKGDIWQLSGVGGTTQLYWSQSPRAFPLAVDNIWPISYRELIPYYEKAEATLPVQFAPTTPKEELFYYGAKKAGWPLIPTLNVTTPGYRPNPNAILPTNEHLMDQSYSLEQLSNMEGCTLKGNCVNGCTTGSSVDKIAKRSTLVSYVPLALKTGNVAIRPNSFVIKLLTAQDPKEGLRATGVQFRDTWTGEIGELTARTVVMAAGCIESPRLWLNSGLPYNEWVGRGLTNHCFDWVAGVFDEKDLMSIMGRPAVYPYVGHTSGARVDIPGTGIFQVSCLSPGLMSFLTYGFSEAGYDALNPPEPGAPWDIHGRVVGPQLKELMMNYSRTMSILILTDDETLYRNRVEVDPLLKDENGPIPIMHYTPSPKTLKRRDQLARYASETLKQAGARKIIRSDTPFGSMIHLECTMRMGYVTDTNCEAYQVRRLFIADNSVHFNGIGGPNPTLTTQALATRTAEKIVTKYFS
- a CDS encoding methyl-accepting chemotaxis protein; amino-acid sequence: MNTIQRVFQKAASRSLQKRMMLIFTLMLVIPILLVSYFSYSSSKKQLELKMQESTHSSVELLQGTITETIIAAERNVQQLSQQITTADIEAKKPETRALIDLFMKEHPELEIITLGSSSGAWMKAPDPGKQEYDPRTRDWYKAAMDNAGKVTLIDPFVSSTTGNYNLYISETLKDGKGALTTSLALKHMGEIINNVKIGSDGYIFVVDRNHKFVSHPVNKAGDDVPEDVIQLLDKDSGALSYASSTTGQQMRGYYTTDKTTGFKIVGVLSTKEFSDASLPVLYNGLIVLGAALVIALLMMFFIIKAIIKPILSLNRSARRVSEGYLNEEIQINRTDEIGQLAQNYNLMVGSLRNIVVDISDTSGILASSSQQLTATTEENSRATGYVAELVQNSSMEAETQTAAMAETARAMEEMSSGIQKIAEAASSIVESSSDTEADVSTGSRKIEQMSLQMDAIRQSTHQSSELISQLNGLNSQVSEMSTAISNIAVQTNLLSLNAGIEAARAGEHGRGFAVVASEVRKLADQSKTTAGNIQDTIEKMTELIDRTYEAIHHTVAADVELGIQATAEAKEAFISIEQSTAKINGQIHDISAITEQMSAGAEEVAASVQEISNIARSTSDAFQNVTAATEQQLASMEEISSSSTELSKMAADLQHKIERFKLEE
- a CDS encoding Ger(x)C family spore germination protein, with product MTRILRTFRFLVIFVILGLTTGCWDRNEMDDLALVMASGIDLTEDGQLEITLQIALPTGIPSAVQSGGSGKKSVIVISASGKNTSEVTGKLQQQLSRAIFFGHRGVIIFGEQFARHGINQVVDTFTRFPESRSNSYVLTTYGGTAKEILNTPYQLELIPGIGINKIQSSKLSFPVKIDEFLNALSSQDRSPVTAAIRVINKGTDKETFTIDRAAVYHRNQLSGYLSSDELKLLRWWTGRGHHLRFTVQVEPENEQYGGTVGVELLQSGMKMHLVIKNDLPEIKVSLHATVRAIDNDSKLDLSKVNHMKRVETLLSKKIQSEAESMLTHVQKVLKSDIFGIGEEVHIEYPYAWKKMKDEWLDIFPEVPVTVDAHIKIERTGKTHSPAHKEKTD